Proteins from a single region of Sphingopyxis sp. BSN-002:
- a CDS encoding plasmid partitioning protein RepB C-terminal domain-containing protein: MTASRRPPVEMIPISQIAVLNPRSRSSRQHREIVKNIEAVGLKRPITVSRRAGTGGPVYDLVCGEGRLSAFQMLQQTEIPAVVIEASESECLIMSLVENIARRVHRPIDLIKEVGTLRQRGHSETEIAKKIGVSSSWVNLVLTLIERGEERLLSAVETGLIPITLAMEISRAESDEAQNLLLDAYEKGDLRGKKLAAVRRLLDARMAGQAKGLPAGRFGRKRSGRRLTPNELMEIYQREADKQRLLVKKSDFVQHQLMFVVEAMRDLLADDGFRTLLRAEGLYQVPRWLETRLSGHGTD; this comes from the coding sequence CGCAGATTGCCGTATTGAACCCTCGTTCACGCAGCTCCCGGCAGCATCGCGAAATCGTCAAAAATATTGAGGCTGTGGGCCTCAAGCGGCCGATTACGGTTAGCCGCCGCGCCGGCACTGGCGGGCCGGTCTACGACCTGGTTTGCGGCGAAGGGCGACTATCTGCATTTCAGATGCTTCAGCAAACAGAGATTCCGGCGGTTGTGATCGAGGCTTCCGAAAGCGAATGTCTGATCATGAGCCTCGTCGAGAATATCGCTCGGCGTGTGCACCGGCCGATCGACCTTATCAAAGAGGTTGGTACCCTCCGTCAACGCGGTCATAGCGAGACTGAGATCGCTAAAAAGATCGGGGTCAGTTCTTCTTGGGTCAATTTGGTTTTGACCCTCATCGAGCGCGGCGAGGAGCGGCTTCTCTCTGCCGTCGAGACTGGTCTCATCCCGATCACTCTCGCCATGGAGATCTCGCGAGCAGAGTCCGATGAAGCCCAAAATCTCCTGCTGGACGCTTATGAAAAGGGAGATCTGCGTGGGAAGAAGTTAGCCGCCGTCCGCAGACTTCTCGACGCCCGCATGGCTGGGCAAGCGAAAGGCTTGCCGGCAGGTCGCTTCGGCCGAAAGCGATCGGGCCGCCGACTGACACCAAACGAACTTATGGAGATATACCAGCGCGAGGCAGACAAGCAGCGGTTGCTCGTTAAGAAATCGGACTTCGTCCAGCACCAGCTGATGTTCGTTGTCGAGGCCATGCGGGATTTACTGGCAGACGATGGCTTCAGGACATTGCTGAGAGCGGAAGGCCTTTATCAAGTGCCGCGCTGGCTCGAAACGAGGTTGAGCGGCCATGGCACCGATTGA